A region of Anopheles merus strain MAF chromosome 2R, AmerM5.1, whole genome shotgun sequence DNA encodes the following proteins:
- the LOC121587706 gene encoding ribosome-binding protein 1 isoform X1 produces the protein MDLTTLSFIVIVLFFSLMSMLFISRFLPKGKSFEEMLKEKREMREKILGLTSPSTTTGSSTKSSKESANKRTKKTHGGGGSQNQNQKNRNAKQQQQQHQRVEVVEKESDGNSSESPLEEEINPLTYGAKKRTGQATNLTVEYAETEAFPLSENAGGNKKKDNKQQQGGKKNKQKSAGGILVNKSEPVLVKPVETVPEMNHFAEIHPKDALEIARQQKHEEDTKGGKHPAPKEQRNRNKKDHQSKQSPKTAAGGGTNNAAESQQQQQQHHHHHQNAPAANVAHAGESKKKQHEATADNNKSSTVVAAQKDKSNKKKKNELITQELAVEMADAVNVHSLVNILNKTDLPRNDIQILIDFLLNKQQDTLAKDPSEWNDPSDPLQKLKKQLQEKESALLEEQQAAAGLQAKLKELRQELNGEKMHTGAVLKGYVEELNNKKQEVQNLSQELNMLRDKLANEKQTMSMQFQQLQAKYLQLSKEHASTQDHGATIAQLNNDLQLLQQELMAKNQLLSEKLQSEEEMMKKKTEYEHILRNNDELMRQRVQELTAYENDLRQLRLELSQKDELSQTCQQQSYEIEQLKAELQAKQKQAHAAASAAAAAAHTHSQADESNRVEIRNLQNALDSTKSKLEVYRSELVECKSLMTDYKQQANELKAKEEQLQKQLVEQRQKNDSLRTKNWKLVEALQDAERRRGSTTPAAANDVEQQQKLANSSAEKVDVGKVILEEQNRTKDLLVQLLQPTGVVSALPVDATDFQSWLEATVGCIKEQYEHLQQSHTTTTTSSSSSSSGSSSGVNNASVVTNSHPEQSSGTAANSNNSDSSSRLNSSSNIIANNNLNTNSSVNSSLHEHANDGAVVNKNGATGGSDSGAEDDQQTMALRYEQMQKTVDQYKTIIADTENMLKNLEAKVIEQDIHWRTVVQAKDKELTLLKSAGAVGQ, from the exons ATGGATCTGACTACATTGTCGTTCATCGTAATTGTGCTCTTCTTTTCCCTGATGTCGATGCTGTTTATCAGCCGCTTCCTGCCCAAGGGCAAATCGTTCGAGGAGATGCTGAAGGAGAAGCGCGAAATGCGTGAAAAAATCCTTGGGCTAACGTCgccatccaccaccaccggatcGTCGACCAAGTCGAGCAAGGAGTCGGCCAACAAGCGTACGAAAAAAACgcatggcggcggcggcagccaGAATCAGAACCAGAAGAATCGCAAtgccaaacagcagcagcagcagcaccagcgcgTTGAGGTGGTGGAAAAGGAAAGCGATGGCAATTCGTCCGAGAGTCCGCTCGAGGAGGAAATCAATCCGCTAACGTACGGTGCTAAGAAGCGCACCGGGCAGGCCACGAACCTGACGGTGGAGTACGCGGAAACGGAAGCATTTCCGCTGAGCGAGAATGCCGGTGGAAATAAG aaaaaagataacaaacagcagcaaggTGGCAAGAAAAACAAGCAGAAATCGGCTGGTGGCATTCTGGTGAACAAATCCGAGCCGGTTCTGGTGAAGCCGGTCGAAACCGTACCGGAGATGAACCATTTCGCCGAGATTCACCCGAAAGATGCGTTGGAAATTGCACGTCAGCAG AAACACGAAGAAGATACCAAGGGTGGAAAGCATCCGGCACCGAAAGAGCAGCGCAATCGCAACAAGAAAGATCATCAGTCGAAACAATCCCCCAAAACCGCGGCCGGTGGTGGCACCAACAATGCTGCCGagtcgcaacagcagcagcaacagcatcaccaccatcatcagaaTGCCCCGGCAGCGAATGTGGCCCACGCAGGGGAATCGAAAAAGAAGCAGCACGAGGCAACCGCCGATAACAACAAATCCTCCACCGTCGTGGCAGCGCAGAAGGACAAAtcgaacaagaagaagaaaaacgaactGATCACGCAGGAGCTGGCAGTGGAGATGGCGGACGCCGTGAACGTTCACTCGCTGGTCAACATCCTCAACAAGACCGATCTGCCCCGGAACGATATTCAGATTTTGATCGACTTTCTGCTAAACAAGCAGCAGGACACGCTGGCTAAGGATCCGTCCGAGTGGAACGATCCGTCCGACCCGCTGCAGAAGCTGAAGAAGCAGCTGCAGGAAAAGGAGTCGGCCCTGCTCGAGGAGCAGCAGGCCGCGGCCGGCCTGCAGGCCAAGCTGAAGGAGCTGCGCCAGGAGCTGAACGGCGAGAAGATGCACACCGGGGCCGTGCTCAAGGGGTACGTCGAGGAGCTGAACAACAAGAAGCAGGAGGTGCAGAATCTGTCGCAGGAGCTGAACATGCTCCGGGACAAGCTGGCGAACGAGAAGCAAACCATGTCGATGCAGTTCCAGCAGCTGCAGGCCAAGTACCTGCAGCTGTCGAAGGAACACGCCTCGACGCAGGACCATGGGGCAACGATCGCGCAGCTGAACAACGatctgcagctgctgcagcaagaGCTCATGGCCAAGAACCAGCTGCTGAGCGAAAAGCTACAGTCCGAGGAG GAAATGATGAAGAAAAAGACTGAGTACGAACATATTTTACGCAACAATGATGAGCTGATGAGACAGCGCGTACAGG AGCTAACTGCGTACGAGAACGATTTGCGCCAGCTGCGGCTCGAGCTGAGCCAGAAGGATGAGCTGAGCCAGACCTGCCAACAGCAGAGCTACGAAATCGAGCAGCTGAAGGCGGAACTGCAGGCAAAGCAGAAGCAGGCGCACGCGGCAGCGtcggcggcagcggccgctGCCCACACCCACAGCCAGGCGGACGAAAGCAATCGCGTCGAAATCCGCAACCTCCAGAATGCCTTAGACTCTACCAAATCGAAGCTCGAGGTGTACCGGAGCGAGCTGGTCGAGTGCAAGAGCCTGATGACGGACTACAAGCAGCAGGCGAACGAACTGAAGGCGAAGGAGGAACAGCTACAGAAGCAGCTCGTGGAGCAACGACAGAAGAATGAC AGTTTGCGAACGAAAAACTGGAAGTTGGTTGAGGCATTGCAAGATGCCGAACGGCGAAGAGGATCGACGACACCGGCAGCCGCCAATGATGTT gaacagcagcaaaagctgGCCAACAGCAGCGCAGAGAAGGTGGACGTCGGTAAGGTCATCCTGGAGGAACAGAACCGAACGAAGGATTTGctggtgcagctgctgcagccgaCCGGTGTGGTGTCGGCCCTGCCCGTCGATGCGACCGATTTCCAGAGCTGGCTCGAGGCGACGGTCGGCTGCATTAAGGAGCAGTACGAGCACCTGCAGCAATCtcacacaaccaccaccaccagtagcagtagtagcagtagcggcagcagcagcggcgttaACAACGCGTCGGTGGTCACGAACAGCCACCCGGAGCAAAGCTCTGGCACAGCagccaacagcaacaacagtgaCAGCAGCAGTAGGCTTAACAGTAGCAGCAATATAATCGCTAATAATAACCTTAATACCAATAGCAGCGTTAATAGTAGTTTACACGAACATGCGAACGACGGTGCGGTGGTGAACAAGAACGGTGCCACCGGCGGCAGCGACAGTGGCGCCGAGGACGACCAGCAAACAATGGCGCTGCGGTACGAGCAGATGCAGAAAACCGTCGATCAGTATAAGACTATCATAGCCGACACG GAAAACATGCTGAAAAACCTCGAAGCGAAGGTGATCGAGCAGGACATCCACTGGCGCACGGTGGTGCAGGCGAAGGATAAGGAGCTAACCCTGCTCAAATCAGCCGGTGCCGTCGGGCAGTAG
- the LOC121587706 gene encoding myosin-11 isoform X2, translating into MDLTTLSFIVIVLFFSLMSMLFISRFLPKGKSFEEMLKEKREMREKILGLTSPSTTTGSSTKSSKESANKRTKKTHGGGGSQNQNQKNRNAKQQQQQHQRVEVVEKESDGNSSESPLEEEINPLTYGAKKRTGQATNLTVEYAETEAFPLSENAGGNKKKDNKQQQGGKKNKQKSAGGILVNKSEPVLVKPVETVPEMNHFAEIHPKDALEIARQQKHEEDTKGGKHPAPKEQRNRNKKDHQSKQSPKTAAGGGTNNAAESQQQQQQHHHHHQNAPAANVAHAGESKKKQHEATADNNKSSTVVAAQKDKSNKKKKNELITQELAVEMADAVNVHSLVNILNKTDLPRNDIQILIDFLLNKQQDTLAKDPSEWNDPSDPLQKLKKQLQEKESALLEEQQAAAGLQAKLKELRQELNGEKMHTGAVLKGYVEELNNKKQEVQNLSQELNMLRDKLANEKQTMSMQFQQLQAKYLQLSKEHASTQDHGATIAQLNNDLQLLQQELMAKNQLLSEKLQSEEEMMKKKTEYEHILRNNDELMRQRVQELTAYENDLRQLRLELSQKDELSQTCQQQSYEIEQLKAELQAKQKQAHAAASAAAAAAHTHSQADESNRVEIRNLQNALDSTKSKLEVYRSELVECKSLMTDYKQQANELKAKEEQLQKQLVEQRQKNDEQQQKLANSSAEKVDVGKVILEEQNRTKDLLVQLLQPTGVVSALPVDATDFQSWLEATVGCIKEQYEHLQQSHTTTTTSSSSSSSGSSSGVNNASVVTNSHPEQSSGTAANSNNSDSSSRLNSSSNIIANNNLNTNSSVNSSLHEHANDGAVVNKNGATGGSDSGAEDDQQTMALRYEQMQKTVDQYKTIIADTENMLKNLEAKVIEQDIHWRTVVQAKDKELTLLKSAGAVGQ; encoded by the exons ATGGATCTGACTACATTGTCGTTCATCGTAATTGTGCTCTTCTTTTCCCTGATGTCGATGCTGTTTATCAGCCGCTTCCTGCCCAAGGGCAAATCGTTCGAGGAGATGCTGAAGGAGAAGCGCGAAATGCGTGAAAAAATCCTTGGGCTAACGTCgccatccaccaccaccggatcGTCGACCAAGTCGAGCAAGGAGTCGGCCAACAAGCGTACGAAAAAAACgcatggcggcggcggcagccaGAATCAGAACCAGAAGAATCGCAAtgccaaacagcagcagcagcagcaccagcgcgTTGAGGTGGTGGAAAAGGAAAGCGATGGCAATTCGTCCGAGAGTCCGCTCGAGGAGGAAATCAATCCGCTAACGTACGGTGCTAAGAAGCGCACCGGGCAGGCCACGAACCTGACGGTGGAGTACGCGGAAACGGAAGCATTTCCGCTGAGCGAGAATGCCGGTGGAAATAAG aaaaaagataacaaacagcagcaaggTGGCAAGAAAAACAAGCAGAAATCGGCTGGTGGCATTCTGGTGAACAAATCCGAGCCGGTTCTGGTGAAGCCGGTCGAAACCGTACCGGAGATGAACCATTTCGCCGAGATTCACCCGAAAGATGCGTTGGAAATTGCACGTCAGCAG AAACACGAAGAAGATACCAAGGGTGGAAAGCATCCGGCACCGAAAGAGCAGCGCAATCGCAACAAGAAAGATCATCAGTCGAAACAATCCCCCAAAACCGCGGCCGGTGGTGGCACCAACAATGCTGCCGagtcgcaacagcagcagcaacagcatcaccaccatcatcagaaTGCCCCGGCAGCGAATGTGGCCCACGCAGGGGAATCGAAAAAGAAGCAGCACGAGGCAACCGCCGATAACAACAAATCCTCCACCGTCGTGGCAGCGCAGAAGGACAAAtcgaacaagaagaagaaaaacgaactGATCACGCAGGAGCTGGCAGTGGAGATGGCGGACGCCGTGAACGTTCACTCGCTGGTCAACATCCTCAACAAGACCGATCTGCCCCGGAACGATATTCAGATTTTGATCGACTTTCTGCTAAACAAGCAGCAGGACACGCTGGCTAAGGATCCGTCCGAGTGGAACGATCCGTCCGACCCGCTGCAGAAGCTGAAGAAGCAGCTGCAGGAAAAGGAGTCGGCCCTGCTCGAGGAGCAGCAGGCCGCGGCCGGCCTGCAGGCCAAGCTGAAGGAGCTGCGCCAGGAGCTGAACGGCGAGAAGATGCACACCGGGGCCGTGCTCAAGGGGTACGTCGAGGAGCTGAACAACAAGAAGCAGGAGGTGCAGAATCTGTCGCAGGAGCTGAACATGCTCCGGGACAAGCTGGCGAACGAGAAGCAAACCATGTCGATGCAGTTCCAGCAGCTGCAGGCCAAGTACCTGCAGCTGTCGAAGGAACACGCCTCGACGCAGGACCATGGGGCAACGATCGCGCAGCTGAACAACGatctgcagctgctgcagcaagaGCTCATGGCCAAGAACCAGCTGCTGAGCGAAAAGCTACAGTCCGAGGAG GAAATGATGAAGAAAAAGACTGAGTACGAACATATTTTACGCAACAATGATGAGCTGATGAGACAGCGCGTACAGG AGCTAACTGCGTACGAGAACGATTTGCGCCAGCTGCGGCTCGAGCTGAGCCAGAAGGATGAGCTGAGCCAGACCTGCCAACAGCAGAGCTACGAAATCGAGCAGCTGAAGGCGGAACTGCAGGCAAAGCAGAAGCAGGCGCACGCGGCAGCGtcggcggcagcggccgctGCCCACACCCACAGCCAGGCGGACGAAAGCAATCGCGTCGAAATCCGCAACCTCCAGAATGCCTTAGACTCTACCAAATCGAAGCTCGAGGTGTACCGGAGCGAGCTGGTCGAGTGCAAGAGCCTGATGACGGACTACAAGCAGCAGGCGAACGAACTGAAGGCGAAGGAGGAACAGCTACAGAAGCAGCTCGTGGAGCAACGACAGAAGAATGAC gaacagcagcaaaagctgGCCAACAGCAGCGCAGAGAAGGTGGACGTCGGTAAGGTCATCCTGGAGGAACAGAACCGAACGAAGGATTTGctggtgcagctgctgcagccgaCCGGTGTGGTGTCGGCCCTGCCCGTCGATGCGACCGATTTCCAGAGCTGGCTCGAGGCGACGGTCGGCTGCATTAAGGAGCAGTACGAGCACCTGCAGCAATCtcacacaaccaccaccaccagtagcagtagtagcagtagcggcagcagcagcggcgttaACAACGCGTCGGTGGTCACGAACAGCCACCCGGAGCAAAGCTCTGGCACAGCagccaacagcaacaacagtgaCAGCAGCAGTAGGCTTAACAGTAGCAGCAATATAATCGCTAATAATAACCTTAATACCAATAGCAGCGTTAATAGTAGTTTACACGAACATGCGAACGACGGTGCGGTGGTGAACAAGAACGGTGCCACCGGCGGCAGCGACAGTGGCGCCGAGGACGACCAGCAAACAATGGCGCTGCGGTACGAGCAGATGCAGAAAACCGTCGATCAGTATAAGACTATCATAGCCGACACG GAAAACATGCTGAAAAACCTCGAAGCGAAGGTGATCGAGCAGGACATCCACTGGCGCACGGTGGTGCAGGCGAAGGATAAGGAGCTAACCCTGCTCAAATCAGCCGGTGCCGTCGGGCAGTAG